Proteins from a genomic interval of Chanos chanos chromosome 3, fChaCha1.1, whole genome shotgun sequence:
- the pde7a gene encoding high affinity 3',5'-cyclic-AMP phosphodiesterase 7A isoform X2, which produces MEVCYQLPVLPLDRPVPKHVLSRRGAISFSSSSSLFGAPDPRQLSQRRGAISYDSSDQTALYIRMLGACVIFKQLFSRDVRVRSQVGFEPERRGSHPYLCIDFRTLHCNRDCVSSLSVAHAESTGTLPTRRIRRLFSFQRHLHSSRLLRGTPHQNPLHILDEDYSGQAKCMLEKVGSWNFDIFLFDRLTNGNALITLTFHLINHYGLIELFQLDMVKVHRFLVMVQEDYHNQNPYHNAVHAADVTQAMHCYLKEPKLSKSLTSCDILLGLLAAATHDLDHPGVNQPFLIKTNHHLAALYRNTSVLENHHWRSAVGLLRETELFSHLPAEDGLNLERQLGSLILATDISRQNEYLSKFRTHLDQDDLCLGNAAHRHFVLQMALKCADICNPCRPWELSKQWSEKVTEEFFHQGDIEKKHKLEVSPLCDSETNTIGNVQIGFMTYVVEPLFVEWARFSDTCLSQTMLGHLGLNKASWCSLLPEAGGSSEEPEPEAEAEPAPAAEEANSRALPQGSQTS; this is translated from the exons AGACGTGGAGCAATCTCCTATGACAGCTCTGATCAAACCGCTCTGTACATTCGTATGTTAG GGGCTTGTGTAATAttcaaacagctgttttcaa GAGATGTGAGAGTAAGGAGCCAGGTAGGCTTTGAACCAGAACGAAGAGGCTCACACCCGTACCTGTGTATCGATTTCCGGACCTTGCACTGTAA CAGAGattgtgtttcctctctgtccgTAGCCCATGCTGAGTCTACAGGAACTCTACCAACGCGGAGAATCCGCAGGCTTTTCAGCTTCCAACGACACCTGCACTCCTCACGCCTGCTGCGTGGCACACCCCACCAAAATCCCCTCCACATCCTGGATGAAGACTACTCTGGCCAAGCCAAG TGTATGCTGGAAAAAGTTGGAAGCTGGAATTTTGACATTTTCCTCTTCGACAGGCTTACAAACG GAAACGCTCTGATCACGTTGACGTTTCATCTGATAAATCACTATGGCTTAATTGAGCTCTTCCAATTAGACATGGTGAAAGTTCATCGGTTTTTAG TTATGGTTCAAGAAGACTATCACAATCAGAACCCTTACCATAACGCAGTTCACGCTGCCGACGTGACACAGGCTATGCACTGTTATCTGAAAGAACCCAAG ctCTCTAAGTCGCTCACGTCCTGTGACATCCTCCTGGGTCTGCTGGCTGCAGCGACCCATGACCTGGACCACCCTGGAGTTAATCAGCCTTTCCTCATCAAGACCAACCATCATCTAGCAGCTTTGTACAGG aATACCTCAGTTTTGGAGAATCACCACTGGAGGTCTGCAGTGGGTCTgctaagagagacagagctcttCTCTCACCTGCCTGCAGAGGACGG ACTGAACCTGGAGAGGCAGCTGGGCTCGCTGATCCTGGCCACAGACATCAGCAGGCAGAATGAATACTTGTCCAAGTTCAGGACCCATTTAGATCAGGACGACCTGTGCCTGGGCAATGCGGCACATCGCCACTTTGTCCTGCAG ATGGCTCTGAAGTGTGCAGATATCTGTAACCCCTGCAGACCATGGGAGCTCAGCAAACAGTGGAGTGAGAAAGTCACAGAGGAGTTCTTCCACCAag GTGACATTGAAAAGAAGCACAAACTTGAAGTCAGCCCGCTGTGCGACAGCGAGACAAACACGATTGGAAACGTTCAGATCG GTTTCATGACGTACGTGGTGGAGCCTCTGTTTGTTGAGTGGGCCCGTTTCTCTGACACGTGCCTCTCTCAGACGATGCTGGGTCACCTGGGCCTGAACAAGGCCAGCTGGTGCAGCCTGCTCCCCGAGGCTGGGGGAAGCTCAGAGGAGCCAGAGCCGGAAGCCGAAGCAGAACCGGCCCCAGCCGCAGAGGAAGCCAACTCTAGAGCCTTACCTCAGGGAAGCCAAACGTCCTGA
- the armc1 gene encoding armadillo repeat-containing protein 1: MSGEPDALAVVNQLRDLAADPLNRRAIVQDQGCLPGLILFLDHPNPQVVYSALLAVRYLAECRANREKMKGELGMMLSLQNVMQKGTSPGETKLLASEIYEILQNSTDAEAEQAEAAASCRRKAQFFLGSSNKRAKTVVLQIDGLDDTTRRSLCEEALLKIKGVISFTFQMAVKRCVVRIRSDLKAEALGTAIASTKVMKAQQVVKGEDGAEVIIPFQEDSDMVVEQNTDLPDYLPEDESPAQEQNKAVSRLGSMQDGVGWLSTAANFLTRSFYW; this comes from the exons ATGAGTGGGGAGCCAGATGCCTTGGCTGTGGTCAACCAGCTGAGGGACTTAGCTGCTGACCCCCTGAACAGACGAGCCATTGTACAGGATCAAGGCTGCTTACCAGGGCTTATTCTTTTCCTTGACCACCCAAACCCTCAAGTCGTCTACTCTGCATTATTG GCCGTGCGGTACCTGGCAGAATGTCGCGCCAACAGGGAGAAGATGAAGGGCGAACTGGGGATGATGCTGAGTTTGCAGAACGTCATGCAGAA GGGCACGTCGCCGGGGGAAACCAAACTGTTGGCCTCCGAGATCTACGAGATCCTCCAGAACTCCACCGACGCCGAAGCGGAGCAGGCCGAAGCGGCCGCCTCGTGCCGGCGTAAGGCTCAGTTCTTCCTGGGCTCTTCCAACAAACGGGCCAAGACGGTGGTTCTTCAGATCGACGGCTTGGACGACACG accCGGAGGAGCTTGTGTGAGGAGGCCCTGTTGAAGATTAAAGGAGTGATAAGCTTCACCTTTCAGATGGCAGTGAAGAGGTGTGTGGTGAGGATCCGCTCAGACCTGAAGGCTGAG GCATTGGGAACAGCCATAGCTTCAACCAAAGTTATGAAAGCCCAGCAGGTGGTGAAAGGTGAAGATGGTGCAGAG GTCATTATCCCATTCCAGGAGGACTCCGACATGGTGGTGGAGCAGAACACCGACCTGCCCGACTACTTGCCCGAGGACGAGAGCCCGGCGCAGGAGCAGAACAAGGCCGTGTCGCGTCTGGGCTCCATGCAGGACGGCGTGGGCTGGCTGAGCACGGCCGCCAACTTCCTGACGCGCTCGTTCTACTGGTGA
- the pde7a gene encoding high affinity 3',5'-cyclic-AMP phosphodiesterase 7A isoform X3, with the protein MEVCYQLPVLPLDRPVPKHVLSRRGAISFSSSSSLFGAPDPRQLSQRRGAISYDSSDQTALYIRMLGDVRVRSQVGFEPERRGSHPYLCIDFRTLHSHAESTGTLPTRRIRRLFSFQRHLHSSRLLRGTPHQNPLHILDEDYSGQAKCMLEKVGSWNFDIFLFDRLTNGNALITLTFHLINHYGLIELFQLDMVKVHRFLVMVQEDYHNQNPYHNAVHAADVTQAMHCYLKEPKLSKSLTSCDILLGLLAAATHDLDHPGVNQPFLIKTNHHLAALYRNTSVLENHHWRSAVGLLRETELFSHLPAEDGLNLERQLGSLILATDISRQNEYLSKFRTHLDQDDLCLGNAAHRHFVLQMALKCADICNPCRPWELSKQWSEKVTEEFFHQGDIEKKHKLEVSPLCDSETNTIGNVQIGFMTYVVEPLFVEWARFSDTCLSQTMLGHLGLNKASWCSLLPEAGGSSEEPEPEAEAEPAPAAEEANSRALPQGSQTS; encoded by the exons AGACGTGGAGCAATCTCCTATGACAGCTCTGATCAAACCGCTCTGTACATTCGTATGTTAG GAGATGTGAGAGTAAGGAGCCAGGTAGGCTTTGAACCAGAACGAAGAGGCTCACACCCGTACCTGTGTATCGATTTCCGGACCTTGCACT CCCATGCTGAGTCTACAGGAACTCTACCAACGCGGAGAATCCGCAGGCTTTTCAGCTTCCAACGACACCTGCACTCCTCACGCCTGCTGCGTGGCACACCCCACCAAAATCCCCTCCACATCCTGGATGAAGACTACTCTGGCCAAGCCAAG TGTATGCTGGAAAAAGTTGGAAGCTGGAATTTTGACATTTTCCTCTTCGACAGGCTTACAAACG GAAACGCTCTGATCACGTTGACGTTTCATCTGATAAATCACTATGGCTTAATTGAGCTCTTCCAATTAGACATGGTGAAAGTTCATCGGTTTTTAG TTATGGTTCAAGAAGACTATCACAATCAGAACCCTTACCATAACGCAGTTCACGCTGCCGACGTGACACAGGCTATGCACTGTTATCTGAAAGAACCCAAG ctCTCTAAGTCGCTCACGTCCTGTGACATCCTCCTGGGTCTGCTGGCTGCAGCGACCCATGACCTGGACCACCCTGGAGTTAATCAGCCTTTCCTCATCAAGACCAACCATCATCTAGCAGCTTTGTACAGG aATACCTCAGTTTTGGAGAATCACCACTGGAGGTCTGCAGTGGGTCTgctaagagagacagagctcttCTCTCACCTGCCTGCAGAGGACGG ACTGAACCTGGAGAGGCAGCTGGGCTCGCTGATCCTGGCCACAGACATCAGCAGGCAGAATGAATACTTGTCCAAGTTCAGGACCCATTTAGATCAGGACGACCTGTGCCTGGGCAATGCGGCACATCGCCACTTTGTCCTGCAG ATGGCTCTGAAGTGTGCAGATATCTGTAACCCCTGCAGACCATGGGAGCTCAGCAAACAGTGGAGTGAGAAAGTCACAGAGGAGTTCTTCCACCAag GTGACATTGAAAAGAAGCACAAACTTGAAGTCAGCCCGCTGTGCGACAGCGAGACAAACACGATTGGAAACGTTCAGATCG GTTTCATGACGTACGTGGTGGAGCCTCTGTTTGTTGAGTGGGCCCGTTTCTCTGACACGTGCCTCTCTCAGACGATGCTGGGTCACCTGGGCCTGAACAAGGCCAGCTGGTGCAGCCTGCTCCCCGAGGCTGGGGGAAGCTCAGAGGAGCCAGAGCCGGAAGCCGAAGCAGAACCGGCCCCAGCCGCAGAGGAAGCCAACTCTAGAGCCTTACCTCAGGGAAGCCAAACGTCCTGA
- the pde7a gene encoding high affinity 3',5'-cyclic-AMP phosphodiesterase 7A isoform X5, with translation MGIVLIWTVIVILVRWIFAKRRGAISYDSSDQTALYIRMLGDVRVRSQVGFEPERRGSHPYLCIDFRTLHSHAESTGTLPTRRIRRLFSFQRHLHSSRLLRGTPHQNPLHILDEDYSGQAKCMLEKVGSWNFDIFLFDRLTNGNALITLTFHLINHYGLIELFQLDMVKVHRFLVMVQEDYHNQNPYHNAVHAADVTQAMHCYLKEPKLSKSLTSCDILLGLLAAATHDLDHPGVNQPFLIKTNHHLAALYRNTSVLENHHWRSAVGLLRETELFSHLPAEDGLNLERQLGSLILATDISRQNEYLSKFRTHLDQDDLCLGNAAHRHFVLQMALKCADICNPCRPWELSKQWSEKVTEEFFHQGDIEKKHKLEVSPLCDSETNTIGNVQIGFMTYVVEPLFVEWARFSDTCLSQTMLGHLGLNKASWCSLLPEAGGSSEEPEPEAEAEPAPAAEEANSRALPQGSQTS, from the exons ATGGGAATAGTTCTGATTTGGACAGTAATTGTGATTCTCGTCAGATGGATTTTCGCTAAG AGACGTGGAGCAATCTCCTATGACAGCTCTGATCAAACCGCTCTGTACATTCGTATGTTAG GAGATGTGAGAGTAAGGAGCCAGGTAGGCTTTGAACCAGAACGAAGAGGCTCACACCCGTACCTGTGTATCGATTTCCGGACCTTGCACT CCCATGCTGAGTCTACAGGAACTCTACCAACGCGGAGAATCCGCAGGCTTTTCAGCTTCCAACGACACCTGCACTCCTCACGCCTGCTGCGTGGCACACCCCACCAAAATCCCCTCCACATCCTGGATGAAGACTACTCTGGCCAAGCCAAG TGTATGCTGGAAAAAGTTGGAAGCTGGAATTTTGACATTTTCCTCTTCGACAGGCTTACAAACG GAAACGCTCTGATCACGTTGACGTTTCATCTGATAAATCACTATGGCTTAATTGAGCTCTTCCAATTAGACATGGTGAAAGTTCATCGGTTTTTAG TTATGGTTCAAGAAGACTATCACAATCAGAACCCTTACCATAACGCAGTTCACGCTGCCGACGTGACACAGGCTATGCACTGTTATCTGAAAGAACCCAAG ctCTCTAAGTCGCTCACGTCCTGTGACATCCTCCTGGGTCTGCTGGCTGCAGCGACCCATGACCTGGACCACCCTGGAGTTAATCAGCCTTTCCTCATCAAGACCAACCATCATCTAGCAGCTTTGTACAGG aATACCTCAGTTTTGGAGAATCACCACTGGAGGTCTGCAGTGGGTCTgctaagagagacagagctcttCTCTCACCTGCCTGCAGAGGACGG ACTGAACCTGGAGAGGCAGCTGGGCTCGCTGATCCTGGCCACAGACATCAGCAGGCAGAATGAATACTTGTCCAAGTTCAGGACCCATTTAGATCAGGACGACCTGTGCCTGGGCAATGCGGCACATCGCCACTTTGTCCTGCAG ATGGCTCTGAAGTGTGCAGATATCTGTAACCCCTGCAGACCATGGGAGCTCAGCAAACAGTGGAGTGAGAAAGTCACAGAGGAGTTCTTCCACCAag GTGACATTGAAAAGAAGCACAAACTTGAAGTCAGCCCGCTGTGCGACAGCGAGACAAACACGATTGGAAACGTTCAGATCG GTTTCATGACGTACGTGGTGGAGCCTCTGTTTGTTGAGTGGGCCCGTTTCTCTGACACGTGCCTCTCTCAGACGATGCTGGGTCACCTGGGCCTGAACAAGGCCAGCTGGTGCAGCCTGCTCCCCGAGGCTGGGGGAAGCTCAGAGGAGCCAGAGCCGGAAGCCGAAGCAGAACCGGCCCCAGCCGCAGAGGAAGCCAACTCTAGAGCCTTACCTCAGGGAAGCCAAACGTCCTGA
- the pde7a gene encoding high affinity 3',5'-cyclic-AMP phosphodiesterase 7A isoform X1, translating into MEVCYQLPVLPLDRPVPKHVLSRRGAISFSSSSSLFGAPDPRQLSQRRGAISYDSSDQTALYIRMLVFYVIVIHSFDILIGACVIFKQLFSRDVRVRSQVGFEPERRGSHPYLCIDFRTLHSHAESTGTLPTRRIRRLFSFQRHLHSSRLLRGTPHQNPLHILDEDYSGQAKCMLEKVGSWNFDIFLFDRLTNGNALITLTFHLINHYGLIELFQLDMVKVHRFLVMVQEDYHNQNPYHNAVHAADVTQAMHCYLKEPKLSKSLTSCDILLGLLAAATHDLDHPGVNQPFLIKTNHHLAALYRNTSVLENHHWRSAVGLLRETELFSHLPAEDGLNLERQLGSLILATDISRQNEYLSKFRTHLDQDDLCLGNAAHRHFVLQMALKCADICNPCRPWELSKQWSEKVTEEFFHQGDIEKKHKLEVSPLCDSETNTIGNVQIGFMTYVVEPLFVEWARFSDTCLSQTMLGHLGLNKASWCSLLPEAGGSSEEPEPEAEAEPAPAAEEANSRALPQGSQTS; encoded by the exons AGACGTGGAGCAATCTCCTATGACAGCTCTGATCAAACCGCTCTGTACATTCGTATGTTAG TGTTTTATGTAATTGTAATTCacagttttgatattttgatagGGGCTTGTGTAATAttcaaacagctgttttcaa GAGATGTGAGAGTAAGGAGCCAGGTAGGCTTTGAACCAGAACGAAGAGGCTCACACCCGTACCTGTGTATCGATTTCCGGACCTTGCACT CCCATGCTGAGTCTACAGGAACTCTACCAACGCGGAGAATCCGCAGGCTTTTCAGCTTCCAACGACACCTGCACTCCTCACGCCTGCTGCGTGGCACACCCCACCAAAATCCCCTCCACATCCTGGATGAAGACTACTCTGGCCAAGCCAAG TGTATGCTGGAAAAAGTTGGAAGCTGGAATTTTGACATTTTCCTCTTCGACAGGCTTACAAACG GAAACGCTCTGATCACGTTGACGTTTCATCTGATAAATCACTATGGCTTAATTGAGCTCTTCCAATTAGACATGGTGAAAGTTCATCGGTTTTTAG TTATGGTTCAAGAAGACTATCACAATCAGAACCCTTACCATAACGCAGTTCACGCTGCCGACGTGACACAGGCTATGCACTGTTATCTGAAAGAACCCAAG ctCTCTAAGTCGCTCACGTCCTGTGACATCCTCCTGGGTCTGCTGGCTGCAGCGACCCATGACCTGGACCACCCTGGAGTTAATCAGCCTTTCCTCATCAAGACCAACCATCATCTAGCAGCTTTGTACAGG aATACCTCAGTTTTGGAGAATCACCACTGGAGGTCTGCAGTGGGTCTgctaagagagacagagctcttCTCTCACCTGCCTGCAGAGGACGG ACTGAACCTGGAGAGGCAGCTGGGCTCGCTGATCCTGGCCACAGACATCAGCAGGCAGAATGAATACTTGTCCAAGTTCAGGACCCATTTAGATCAGGACGACCTGTGCCTGGGCAATGCGGCACATCGCCACTTTGTCCTGCAG ATGGCTCTGAAGTGTGCAGATATCTGTAACCCCTGCAGACCATGGGAGCTCAGCAAACAGTGGAGTGAGAAAGTCACAGAGGAGTTCTTCCACCAag GTGACATTGAAAAGAAGCACAAACTTGAAGTCAGCCCGCTGTGCGACAGCGAGACAAACACGATTGGAAACGTTCAGATCG GTTTCATGACGTACGTGGTGGAGCCTCTGTTTGTTGAGTGGGCCCGTTTCTCTGACACGTGCCTCTCTCAGACGATGCTGGGTCACCTGGGCCTGAACAAGGCCAGCTGGTGCAGCCTGCTCCCCGAGGCTGGGGGAAGCTCAGAGGAGCCAGAGCCGGAAGCCGAAGCAGAACCGGCCCCAGCCGCAGAGGAAGCCAACTCTAGAGCCTTACCTCAGGGAAGCCAAACGTCCTGA
- the mtfr1 gene encoding mitochondrial fission regulator 1 — MNKKHEGIEMDLAFGSAKPYGSSRSIVRRIASNLPLAPCPRVHFQLHPFTAGAGILNTSAGQSGLVATLADVAWIDREESGIAGWPKSEDQSGLVFRTQRHVPLRRRRSLPSLHQADLAPQSQAQVNNEAIEKISALESELAKLRAQIAQIVQAQENNAQAAAAPPPAPPAAPGSLGPPPPPPPPPPPPPPPPCPLQRSNSAIDLIKERRGKKGNQETAPESGPKQPEIPNMLDVLKDMGKVKLRSVKSRPEEGAQKPKPADPTDAAALIAEALKRKFAHRYRSDSECERNFEFTATETKPQSEPPLFGQHMLKRTGMRKLH; from the exons atgaacaaaaaacatgaaGGGATAGAGATGGACCTG GCTTTTGGATCAGCCAAGCCTTATGGGTCATCCAGAAGCATCGTCAGGAGAATTGCCTCAAACCTTCCTCTTGCGCCTTGTCCCCGTGTCCACTTCCAG cTCCATCCTTTCACGGCGGGAGCAGGGATCCTCAACACTTCAGCTGGACAGAGCGGACTTGTGGCTACATTAGCTGATGTAGCCtggatagacagagaggagagcggCATTGCTGGATGGCCAAA GTCAGAGGATCAGTCCGGCTTGGTATTCCGCACGCAGCGACATGTACCCCTCAGGAGGCGGCGTTCCTTACCCAGCCTGCACCAGGCCGACCTGGCTCCGCAGAGCCAGGCACAAGTCAACAACGAAGCCATTGAGAAGATCAGCGCTCTGGAGAGCGAGTTGGCCAAGCTGAGGGCCCAGATAGCACAGATTGTACAGGCCCAGGAGAACAATGCACAGGCCGCAG CTGCCCCTCCCCCGGCACCACCTGCGGCTCCGGGCTCACTTGGGCCCCCACCCCcgcctccacctcctccccctcccccaccccctccgccGTGCCCGTTGCAGAGGAGCAACTCTGCCATCGACCTCATCAAAGAGCGCCGCGGTAAGAAGGGAAACCAGGAGACAGCCCCGGAGTCCGGACCGAAACAACCGGAGATTCCCAACATGTTAGACGTCCTGAAAGACATGGGCAAAGTGAAGCTCCGCTCAGTCAAAAG TCGGCCTGAAGAGGGCGCACAGAAGCCCAAACCCGCTGACCCCACAGATGCTGCCGCTCTCATCGCCGAGGCGCTGAAGCGTAAGTTCGCTCATCGGTACCGCAGCGACAGCGAGTGTGAGCGCAACTTCGAATTTACCGCTACCGAGACGAAACCTCAGTCTGAACCACCACTG TTTGGACAGCACATGTTGAAACGAACGGGAATGAGGAAGCTCCATTAA
- the pde7a gene encoding high affinity 3',5'-cyclic-AMP phosphodiesterase 7A isoform X4, with product MEVCYQLPVLPLDRPVPKHVLSRRGAISFSSSSSLFGAPDPRQLSQRRGAISYDSSDQTALYIRMLGACVIFKQLFSRDVRVRSQVGFEPERRGSHPYLCIDFRTLHSHAESTGTLPTRRIRRLFSFQRHLHSSRLLRGTPHQNPLHILDEDYSGQAKCMLEKVGSWNFDIFLFDRLTNGNALITLTFHLINHYGLIELFQLDMVKVHRFLVMVQEDYHNQNPYHNAVHAADVTQAMHCYLKEPKLSKSLTSCDILLGLLAAATHDLDHPGVNQPFLIKTNHHLAALYRNTSVLENHHWRSAVGLLRETELFSHLPAEDGLNLERQLGSLILATDISRQNEYLSKFRTHLDQDDLCLGNAAHRHFVLQMALKCADICNPCRPWELSKQWSEKVTEEFFHQGDIEKKHKLEVSPLCDSETNTIGNVQIGFMTYVVEPLFVEWARFSDTCLSQTMLGHLGLNKASWCSLLPEAGGSSEEPEPEAEAEPAPAAEEANSRALPQGSQTS from the exons AGACGTGGAGCAATCTCCTATGACAGCTCTGATCAAACCGCTCTGTACATTCGTATGTTAG GGGCTTGTGTAATAttcaaacagctgttttcaa GAGATGTGAGAGTAAGGAGCCAGGTAGGCTTTGAACCAGAACGAAGAGGCTCACACCCGTACCTGTGTATCGATTTCCGGACCTTGCACT CCCATGCTGAGTCTACAGGAACTCTACCAACGCGGAGAATCCGCAGGCTTTTCAGCTTCCAACGACACCTGCACTCCTCACGCCTGCTGCGTGGCACACCCCACCAAAATCCCCTCCACATCCTGGATGAAGACTACTCTGGCCAAGCCAAG TGTATGCTGGAAAAAGTTGGAAGCTGGAATTTTGACATTTTCCTCTTCGACAGGCTTACAAACG GAAACGCTCTGATCACGTTGACGTTTCATCTGATAAATCACTATGGCTTAATTGAGCTCTTCCAATTAGACATGGTGAAAGTTCATCGGTTTTTAG TTATGGTTCAAGAAGACTATCACAATCAGAACCCTTACCATAACGCAGTTCACGCTGCCGACGTGACACAGGCTATGCACTGTTATCTGAAAGAACCCAAG ctCTCTAAGTCGCTCACGTCCTGTGACATCCTCCTGGGTCTGCTGGCTGCAGCGACCCATGACCTGGACCACCCTGGAGTTAATCAGCCTTTCCTCATCAAGACCAACCATCATCTAGCAGCTTTGTACAGG aATACCTCAGTTTTGGAGAATCACCACTGGAGGTCTGCAGTGGGTCTgctaagagagacagagctcttCTCTCACCTGCCTGCAGAGGACGG ACTGAACCTGGAGAGGCAGCTGGGCTCGCTGATCCTGGCCACAGACATCAGCAGGCAGAATGAATACTTGTCCAAGTTCAGGACCCATTTAGATCAGGACGACCTGTGCCTGGGCAATGCGGCACATCGCCACTTTGTCCTGCAG ATGGCTCTGAAGTGTGCAGATATCTGTAACCCCTGCAGACCATGGGAGCTCAGCAAACAGTGGAGTGAGAAAGTCACAGAGGAGTTCTTCCACCAag GTGACATTGAAAAGAAGCACAAACTTGAAGTCAGCCCGCTGTGCGACAGCGAGACAAACACGATTGGAAACGTTCAGATCG GTTTCATGACGTACGTGGTGGAGCCTCTGTTTGTTGAGTGGGCCCGTTTCTCTGACACGTGCCTCTCTCAGACGATGCTGGGTCACCTGGGCCTGAACAAGGCCAGCTGGTGCAGCCTGCTCCCCGAGGCTGGGGGAAGCTCAGAGGAGCCAGAGCCGGAAGCCGAAGCAGAACCGGCCCCAGCCGCAGAGGAAGCCAACTCTAGAGCCTTACCTCAGGGAAGCCAAACGTCCTGA